Within Scomber japonicus isolate fScoJap1 chromosome 18, fScoJap1.pri, whole genome shotgun sequence, the genomic segment TGCCTGGTTAATCCTGTTCTAAAGGATTACACAGGCCAGCCAGCAgccacaataaataaataacagagagagagcagagagtatGCATCACAGCGAGACAGATGGACACCAGAAAATGAgccgtgtgtgtgagaggaaatACAAACTCCACCGTTTTTACtgcaacattttgacattttcatgaaataaaatacagaaaagaaacaaaggTTCCAGTCTGAGTTCACCATCAGTGGTGTTTGTGGTCCACTTGGAGTCCTGGAGTGCCATGGTTGACCTTAGTAAGCGCCATGTGCTCCAGACTCTGTTTGAGCACAGGGACCCAAACCAGACCAGTAACCAGGAACATCAGAcccacagagaggaacagaggccCCAGAAGATAGGAGACATTTCCCACCTGGGTGAAGTAGAGCAGGGACAGAGCTGTGCCTGATACAAACAGCAGCGTGCCGATACTGATGGCAACCATGGGCTTCATGTAGAGCAGCCAGCAGGATGCGGCTGTTACGTCCCGATGGTGAGCGGACTCCTGGACAGGGTTGAGAGGTGTGGAGGCTTCAGTGTCCTCTCCATCCTGGGAGGAAGGATCCATGGTTGGTGTGGTGACTGCTGTGGAGagcatcatcatcttcatcatcatcatcatcatcatactggAGATAACATGGCTCAGGTTAGACATCAAAGTCTGATGGCTGCACAATATTTAGTGTTTGATATTTTTCCTCCCAATGAAACCAACGTCCATCTCTTAATACCTTCCCCATGCTAGGCTCTCAATTCTAAACCCATTGATTCCTATTGAAGATATACATCTACAACTTTTTAAACTTCTATTTTTTGATGGTTGGTTGGTCACTACTTTGGTGCAGATGGAAATATTGTGTTGGATGGATTGACATGAACTTCTGATTCATGTTGTACTCAGGataaattataataactttGATAATTCATctagtgacatcatcaggttaCCGTGCATAACACTTAAAGGCAGCATCCCTGGTTCCACTGCAGAAGGGGACCTATGCTTCAGGTCattcccccctttctctccctctctcttcctgtttcctgttggcctctctgccagctactatcaaaataaaggcGAAAAAGCccgaaaataaatcaaatgtccAATACTTTGTGTTATAACCAAAAACCCTGCAAACCCAGTGACGCTACATCAACTTCAGCTCTACTTTAGATTTTTAGTACTAATTACTGCTAGTTAACACACTAAAttatgctgacattagcatttatctAAAACCACACAGAGCTGCTCACATTTGTAGTCTCATTCATTTCCTAAAACTGCTGACTGTAGTTTTTATCAGATGATACTCAAGGGAACAGTGCATTTAttgaggactattttcagctgtggattaacacacatttggtgctctagtgagAGATTCTGGCAGCACCGTGGTGTGTGTATACTTGACCTAGAGCAAAGGTTCCTTGCctgatttattatttaacaagataattgaactattttaaatacagtatactgtCCTAGATTGAGCGGGAAAAACAATCAGGAACGTTTTTGTATgaaaaatcaaacacaaaagTACAAGAAGGCTGAACATGATATAAACTGTCCTACAGTTACAACAGTAACTACAGCATCTTCTCAGTGTGACAGTGACAATACAGACTGTTGTATAGATGTGCTGTATGGATTCATATGAACACGGTTAAGAATCTTTAACTCGACTCAGCTGTAAAAGACATATTTATGTATGAAATGATATAACAGTAAATCTCCATCTTACCTAAAGCCTTTCAGTTTATCTCCCTGTTGGACTGACGCTGACCACAGACTGACTGCTGCTAGACAACTGCACCCAGCAAAGCCACGCCCAGAGATGCCcctccacccacacacccacccacccacccacccagcATCACCACACTGTGAGCCTCTTGCATTAAACAGGACAGTGACATTCTGCtacagagttttaaaaaacactgtacACGTTTCTTatacttttcctaatgtgacccacagtatacaaacatgaaaataaaatgcttttttacatttatttttgtgcagatgatacacatttttaaatgcaaatgtacacatttCACTAGTGTATattaaataaattcaaaaatcagcattcaaacatatcATATTCATCATAATCTATAAAATAGTATTAGAAATAATTAGTAATAGgttataaatgtcttttttctgtaggattaatcaaacatgtattaaagaCTGAtgatgaatttatgaatgtgaattggtgtagggACTAATGAGTTAGAATATGAACCAACCGTATGTAAGagttatacattatatattaaaactaattgtaaataaaaagatatgaattaaagttgtaataaagttacattttaaGAATAAAGTCCTACCTCTTTACTTGTAGGTCTGTTAGTTATAACATGTTTGGTTTTCACTTGTCAGAAAACACCCCAGTTCTTTATATGAGGCACAAATAcacttaaattgtatttttttcatcattttttaaagttataaaaaGGATCTTTTAATTCTTAATGTCATTGTTGAAATATCAGCTTCCATCATCATCTGTCACCACATCTTCATCTTATTAATACACAAACATTTGAACCTTGGACAGGAGTGTTTGACTGTTCAGCTTTATTTGACATTTCTTTCATCACAACCATCTTCATCAGCCAAAACCCGGCCGTCTTTAAAGAATACATGGTTAACTCTTCAACTGACATACAGTAGGCTGAAGTCCACAGAGCTCAGTTATCTACTTTCACTCAGCTAATATTTCAGTATCCATCTCCATTGTATTTAGGTGGAAGCAGAGATCTTAAGAGACAGaccaaaagaatctcactcatGATACAGTAAATACCACAAAGACTTAGAATTTGGGTGAACTAACCAGATTCTTAGGCACTGTTGACATTTAGCGGCAGCAGACTGGTAAATATATTTCCTTTGATTAATAAAGATGATGATTAAAGGGTAACTCCACCAAGTTTCCACATTGATGTGTGGAAAAAGAGTCCAGAGGCAGCTGTGTGAAGTCTGATAAATTGATGAAGTGATGTATGTGAATCAGCATCATGATGTGTAGTGACCAGCGGAGAACCCACAACGCCCCCCTTGGTACTGACACGTTTGATGGTGCAAATGTCCCACTACTGCTCTCTGGTGGACAGAATGTGTAATGCAGATACATTACCACATTACATCTCTGTGCTGACTTTGAGCACCACCTCAGAGATGAGTCTCTGACTTGcaatggacaataaagtttttctgATTTCTTTAGTTTAAGAGCCATGTCTGCTGTCACTGTCATGCATGTGTTCAAAGCTTGAGAATACTGCTGATAACTATTTTTGATTTATcctgaaaaataaatcattaacagtagtttcagaataaaaatgtaaacatggtaaatatgatttaaaatgttaaaatagagTATTTAAAAGCAGTTCCCATGCAGATTTATTTCAAAGAATGAAGTGTCATGTTGAATATTACTGACTGGTTTTTACTGAACTCTTACAAAAATGTATCAGTACAGATGTTGAGCAAGAGATCCACTGGAATCTGGAAATAAACACACTTTGTCTTCccaatttaatattttattgtcatAGTTGTTTGCTTTAATAACATTTGAACACGCTCAAGCACACAGCCAGAACGCCACATGAGAAACCAAAAACTGGGTAAAAGCAAAGGGAGACATGTACACCCAAGATAAACATTTTGGTTTCAACTGGTGAagttctttcaaactatttattttgcaATTTAATtctgaaaatcatttttttgtattccAAGCAAAATCCTGGTCCACATCTGTTTACAGATATAACTTCTGCCAtttgtcattgtcatttatgaaagcaaaaaaaaaaaaaaaaataactggaagaaaaaaaatcatgtaatCATGAGTAGACCAGAGTAGGGAGGTggggagaggtggagggagggcTAACCCAGAAATGGCATAGCTGAGCTCTCAATATGAGAAAGCTGACTCGTGTGGACTTCATCTTGGTTTTTCATTTGCttaaaaacaggtttttctttttcactgaaGTTTTTTCTGAAGCTGATCTTCGGCACgcgagaagggggggggggggcgtaagAGGGAGGTGCCGTCGCCTCTGATAACAGTGTGGGCGGGTTATGACCGAGCTCCGCACGTTGCTTCTCACCAGGACTTACAAGGCAGCTCAGTCCTCTTCAGTCCCGCTCGGCAACCAGCTTCAGCACCTTACCGATGGCGATGGTCTTAcctgagacacaaacaaacatgggtCAGCATAAATACAACAGCTGCTCATCATGCTTTATACTGCCCCACACAGGTTAACAGCTGCAACTACACCAAGTTAGTAAAGAGGCTTGACTCAAGGCTACTTAGTTGAAGTTATAAAATGTCACCATTATGATTTAGCTACTGATTTATTAATGTGGTTATAACAGTCCATTTCTAAAGGGTTGGAGGGTCAGGCTAGCAGCAGAGTTTGGTTTTTTTATCTCTATTCCTAATTCTTTACGCATTAAACCCTTCAATACTACACATTTCTATAGTATCATTATTTGTAGTAACACAGCTTTTAAAAAGTGGTCTTAACTCATTCCTACTTTTTTACCTTTGTACAGCAGTGTaccatgtatgtatttattacaCTATGAATACTGTACATCCTGGACACAGACATTTCTTTCTGAATGAATTAAATCTAACCCTAAAATGTACAACATGTTCTGACATTTAATAGATTTAATGATTCATCAAAACTAAATTCAATAGATGGACTAATGATTAAAACTAGAGTTATTTGTAGTCCtggttagcagcagcagcagcagcagttgttGAGAACAGCCTGTAGTCTAGAATCATCTACAGGTGGTGCAGGTGCTCTACCTTCGTCTCGTAAGGTAAACCGTCCCATCTGAGGAAAGTCTTTAAAAGTTTCGAGGCAAATGGTTCCTGCTGTGCGCAGACGGGCGATGCAGACCTGGTCCTGTTTGACGAATCGTGGTCGTGTCTTACTCTTGTCACCTGTCTTTTTGTCTACCAGACAGATTAAGGCctgcagagagagcagagacacactAAATCAACACATTTCTAAAAGACTTCTATCATTGAATGACAgcactgtgtgtatttattatatatgtatcatTAGATTTGGTTTCATCATGGTGTTTGAGCTGATGGGGAAGGTGAATGTGATGTAACCAAGTGAGCAACATTATGAAGAAAACATCTGTTCAACCAACAGCTGTACcaccaatacacacaatacaagcTCCATATGTGCAAATGTTAGCTGAGGAtctaatgtgtgtatatgaaggTGGGTGTAGCACCAGGCCGTACCGTGATTTGCACTTCTTCGAtgcaggtgtgaatgtgaaggACTGCGTTGTAACCTGGACAGATGATGGATTTGTGTTCAATGATGACAATctgtggagagaagaggaaCACACGTGAGATCTTTTTAATAGCACAGAGTGGAATTAAACAGCCTTTACACAGTCATACTGGTAACCTAACCCAAACTATGATGGAAAACCAGTCAGGACTATAAGACCTATATCACATTTTCTCATGTATAACAATATATGCTAAAATGATTTAATCAGTTAACATGACCTGGACTCATAAGTGGCAGAAAAGTGACGACTCATCAAGCAATTACAGTAATAGTGAACATTACAGTAATAGTGagttgatgatgtcatacataTCTCTGTCTATATATTGTGTACATATAACATTATCAGCCGATATATCCAATCAGAATTTTTTGCTCTGTATTATCAGTATCAACATCGGCTCCTAAAAATTGTTTTGCTCCTGCAGCTGCAGTAGTGACAGTGTTTACTGCAGCCCTGATGCTGCTCAGTTTCCTGTCACACCACATCACATGTACTTTATATATGTACAACATCACTGCAGAAGATAGACTATTTAAGACTTGTACATTTAAGTTAAGCCTTTTTAATATCTTCTAGCACTTTAAGACTTTGGACCAGCAGACACGGTAAAAGTCAATCAAATCTTAACACATGTAATAAATGATTATATCATACAATCAACATGTTTACCACATTAAGTGCAGGTTATGCTCTTTTTGTGTTGTAGTCTACTTATTGTTGAGTTGCAGCACTGACCTGGGCATCGAAGGTGCGCCCCGAGTGGCAGAGGTTCTCAGCATTACACAGGATGAAGCCGGGCAggatctcctcctcctcgatGCCCTTCAGCCGCAACTTGAGGTTCTCACCTGGAGCCGCGTCGTCTGTCTCCACATCATCTGACAAGAGGCTCAACACCTCCACCGtgtgctgtaacacacacagagacagagacagagagagagagagagagagagagagagagagagagagagagagagagagagagagagagagagagagagagagagaataaactTGTGTAGAAATAGAAGTAAAAGCACTGAAGACATGGAAGATCTTTCTTCATATTAGAGCAGAGAACTTGTATCTTGATTCCAGCTGATAAGAAGCAGCAAAAActacatataaaaaataatcttacCCTGTTTGGCAtcatgaccagctgctgtgctTTACTGATAGAGCCTGACTCTAGTTTGCCCAGAATCACAGTACCCATGTCCTGCAGGACACACAGCAACAGCaatgttacacacacagttCATCATCATTATGAGTGTGAAAACTGCAACATGGCAGGAAATGACTCAGCCAATCAAACAGACACTGAGCTGATTACCATGTGAATGCAAAGTGTCAGTTTGGAGAGAACACTGATTTAGTACATatattgaaaatgtcaaatcagCCTGGTTTAAACCTAAACAGTGAGTGAGGAGGAAGTGTGAATCTCTTACAGAGCAGTAAGTGTGCTTCTTTTAAAAGCTAAACTGCCACTCTGTCATACTCTTTATGTTTTATACCTTTatccaacaaagactgaactcTTCATTTTgtcatctattttttttatttagtcttaGTCCTGTTTCAAATATCCTTGTTAGTTCTGATTATATTTAGTAACCCTCATTGTGTTTTACTTGACTAAAGTCTGGATATTTTAGTCTTATCTTAGccaaagaaaaccaaaactacttcagacaaacatgaaacatgttctgatttattttaaacaaacatgtGACCCAAAACTCTTCAACTGTTAGAAACAATGAAAGCTGAACAGACAACTAACCAATTATTTGTTGCCCCAAAGTACAAACTTTCTGTTCTGAACAACaggaagaaaatggaaaaagaacacacaaacacatgaacacacacaaaaataatctAAATCAACCTGAGGTCAGCTGTTAACAGAAAAATTTACCTCATGGATGTAATGACATAAGGTTACCAAAATGCAGTCTAGCAAGTTAGTTCACatgacattaataataaaaggttaaAAGTGTTACTACAGTCATTGTGTATTGAGCTCTGAGTGCTTCTAAAACACTCAACAGTTCACCTGAACTCCTCCAGCGTAGAAAcacttcaaattaaaataaagacagttcttactttttaaactacatttagTCTTGTCATTGTTAGTGCTGTCTTGTCATCCTCTCATCTTGCTTATGTAAAAAATAAGTTGTTGAGGAACATTTAGTCATAGTTTTCCTTTATGAAATTAACAAACATGGATTCTTACCTTGTATTTGTCTACAATGGGCAATCTGACAGGTCCATCACTTGATCTGTTGAAATTTGGCAAACTGTCCAGATGTGGAATGAATGGTAAACCTCTGTAATAACAGCAAACATGAAGAGCAGTTAGAGGAGGTAGATGAACAGGAACAATGTTCTGTGTGTTCAGTCAGCATAGTGCAGGACTTACGTGTACCAGGAGCACATGTCAGTGGGCTCCTTCAGGTTGGCTCCTGTCAGCCCAGAGCACGGCATGAAGTGAATGTCTTTCTTCGGGTTGAAACCCACCTTCTTCAAAAATGGCACTAGTTTCTCCTTACACTCTTCATACCTGAGGGTTCAGATCACTACATCAGctttcagtcacacacacagccagcatcATGACATATATGGAGGACatggacggacacacacacacacacagccagcatcATGACATATATGGaggacatggacacacacacacacacacacacacacacacacacagccagcatcATGACATATATGGaggacatggacacacacacacacacacacacacacacacacacacagccagcatcATGACATATATGGaggacatgaacacacacacacagccagcatcATGACATATATGGAGGACatggggacacacacacacacacacacacacacacacacacacacacacacacacacacacacacacacacacacacacacacacacacacacacacacacacacacacacacacacacacacacacacacacacacacacacacacacacagtcagcaccATGACATATATGGaggacatggacacacacacacaccatgacatatatggaggacatggacacacacacagccagcatcATGACATAtatggaggacacacacacacacacagccagcatcATGACATATATGGaggacatggacacacacacacacacacacacacacacagccagcatcATGACATATATGGaggacatggacacacacacacacacacacacacacacacagccagcatcATGACATATATGGAGGACAtggacacggacacacacacacacacacacacacacacacacacagccagcatcATGACATATATGGaggacatggacacacacacacacacacccagccaGCATCATGACATATATGGaggacatggacacacacacacaccatgacatatatggaggacatggacacacacacacacacacacacacacacacacagccagcatcATGACATATATGGAGGACatggacgcacacacacacacacagccagcatcATGACATATATGGAGGAcatggacagacacacacacacacacacacacacacacacacagccagcatcATGACATATATGGaggacatggacacacacacacacacagccagcatcATGACATATATGGAGGACatggacgcacacacacacacagccagcatcATGACATATATGGaggacatggacacacacacacacacacagccagcatcATGACATATATGGaggacatggacacacacacagccagcatcATGACATATATGGaggacatggacacacacacacagccagcatcATGACATATATGGaggacatggacacac encodes:
- the LOC128378522 gene encoding phosphoinositide-interacting protein-like, yielding MMMMMMMKMMMLSTAVTTPTMDPSSQDGEDTEASTPLNPVQESAHHRDVTAASCWLLYMKPMVAISIGTLLFVSGTALSLLYFTQVGNVSYLLGPLFLSVGLMFLVTGLVWVPVLKQSLEHMALTKVNHGTPGLQVDHKHH